The Streptomyces rubrogriseus genomic sequence CGACTGGCGCGAGAACATCCGCACCGGCACGGTGCAGCCGGGGCGCGAACTGCCCGGCAAGGACGAGGTCCCCGAGCGGCTGCGCCCGATGTGCGCGGCCTGGGGCTACCCGTCCTGACGCGGGCCGTGCAGCGTGAGCCTCGGCTTGGGGGCGTCGGTGCGTCCGGTGCGCGGCGGGCGGCTGCCCGCCCGGTACGGCGCGGGCCAGCGGGCGCCCGGTCCGTCGTAGCCCTGTTCGGCGGCGGCGTGCAGCGTCCAGTGCGGGTCGTAGAGGTGGGGGCGGGCCAGCGCGCACAAGTCGGTGCGTCCGGCCAGGACCAGCGAGTTGACGTCGTCCCAGGAGGAGATCGCGCCGACCGCGATCACCGGGACGCCCGCCTCGTGCCGGATGCGGTCGGCGTACGGCGTCTGGTACGACCGCCCGAACTCGGGGCGTTCGCCGGTCACGACCTGTCCGGTGGATACGTCGATGGCGTCGGCCCCGTGCGCGGCGAAGGCACGGGCGATCTCCACCGCCTCCTCGGCGCTCGTGCCGCCCTCGGCCCAGTCGGTGGCGGAGATCCGTACGGTCATGGGCCGCTCGTCCGGCCACACCTCGCGCACGGCGTCGAAGACCTCCAGCGGGAAACGCAGCCGACCCTCCAGTGAGCCGCCGTAGGCGTCGGTGCGGTGGTTGGTGAGCGGGGAGAGGAAGCCGGAGAGCAGGTAGCCGTGGGCGCAGTGCAGTTCGAGCAGGTCGAATCCGGCCCCGGCGGCCCGTTCGGCGGCGGCCCTGAACTGCTCCCGCACGTCCGTCAGTTGCGCCCGGGACAGCTCGCGCGGGACTTGACCGTCGGGTCGGTACGGCAGCGGGGAGGGTGCCACCAGGGGCCAGTTGCCGTCGGGCAGCGGCTCGTCCATGCCCTCCCACATCAGCCGGGTCGAGCCCTTGCGGCCGCTGTGGCCGAGCTGTACGCCGATCGCGGTGCCGGGCGCGCCGTCGTGCACAAAATCGGTGATCCGCCGCCACGCCTCGCCCTGCCGGCCGGTGTAGAGGCCCGCGCAGCCGGGGGTGATGCGGCCCTCGGCGCTGACGCACACCATCTCGGTCATCACCAGGGCGGCACCGCCGAGGGCCCGGGCGCCGAGGTGGACCAGGTGGAAGTCGCCGGGGACGCCGTCGGTGGCGGAGTACATGTCCATCGGGGAGACGACGACGCGGTTGCGCAGGGTCAGCCCGCGCAGCCGGAACGGGGTGAACATCGGGGGCGTGTCCGGCGGGCAACCGAACTCGCGCTCGACGGAGTCGGTGAAGCCGGCGTCGCGCAGCCGCAGGTTCTCGTGGGTGACCCGGCGGCTGCGGGTGAGCAGGTTGAAGGCGAACTGGCGCGGGGGCTGGGCGAGGTACCGGTCCAGGTCCTCGAACCACTCCAGGCTGGCCTTGGCCGCCCGCTGGGTGGAGGCGACGACGGGGCGCCGCTCCTCCTCGTAGGCACTGAGCGCCTCCTGGAGGGTGGGCCGCTCCTCCAGGCAGGCGGCGAGTGCGAGGGCGTCCTCCACGGCGAGCTTGGTGCCGGAGCCGATGGAGAAGTGCGCGGTGTGCGCGGCGTCGCCGAGCAGGACGATGTTGCCGTGCGACCAGCGTGCGTTGACGACCGTGCGGAAGGTGGTCCACGCGGACTTGTTGGAGCGCAGCGGGCGGCCGCCGAGCGCGTCGGCGAAGATCTTGGCGCAGCGGGCGGTGGACTCGGTCTCGTCCAGTTCGTCGAAGCCGGCCGCCCGCCAGACCTCCTCGCGCATCTCGACGATGACGGTGGAGGCGGCTTCGTTCTGCGGCCCGTAGGGCCTCGTTGAGGGGTGGTGGTCGGGCGACGGGCGGGAGTAGGGGTAGCCGTGCAGTTGCATCACGCCGTGCTCGGTCTCGGCGATCTCGAAGCGGAACGCGTCGAAGGCGAAGTCGGCGGCGAGCCAGATGTAGCGGCAGCGGTGGGGGGTGAGGTGCGGCCGGAAGACGTCGCGGTACGCCTCGCGGGTGGCGCTGTGCACTCCGTCGGCGGCGACGACGAGGTCGTGGGTGCGGGCAAGGCGGTCCGGGGGCGGTGCCTCGGTGCGGAAGCGGAGCTCCACGCCGAGGTCGCGGCAGCGGTCGTGCAGGATTTCGAGGAGGCGGCGGCGGCCGAGGGCGGCGAAGCGGTGTCCTCCGGAGGTGTGGCGGGTGCCTCGGTGGACGATGTCGATGTCGTCCCAGCGGACGAAGTGCGCCTTGAGGGCCTCGTAGACGGTCGGGTCGGCGTGTTCGATGCCGCCGAGGGTCTCGTCGGAGAGGACTACGCCGAAGCCGAAGGTGTCGTCGGGGGCGTTGCGTTCGTAGACGGTGATCTCGCGGGCGGGGTCGAGGCGTTTGAGGAGGGCGGCGGTGTAGAGGCCGCCGGGGCCGCCGCCGATGATCGCGGCGCGTAGGGGGTGGCTTGTCTTCGCGGGCGAGTGCGGCGTCGTTGTGGCTGGTCGCGCAGTTCCCCGCGCCCCTGAGGTTGGCATACTCCCCCGCGTTGAGAACATCTCCCTACCTCCCTTGCCACTTCGGGGGGCGTTTTTCCGTGAAGGACGCGTGGAATTCGGCGTAGTCCTCGCCCGTCATCAGGAGGGCCTGGGTCGACGCGTCCAGTTCCACCGCGGCCGCCAGCGGCATGTCCAGCTCGGCCGTGAGGAGGGCCTTGGTCTGGGCGTGGGCCAGGGCCGGGCCGTCGGCGAGGCGGCGGGCGAGGGTGTGGGCGGCCTCGTCGGCGCGGCCCTCCTCGGTCAGCTCGCTGATCAGGCCGATCCGCTCGGCCTCGGGTGCGCGGACCGTGTCGCCGAGCATCAGCAGCCGGGTGGCGTGGCCGAGGCCGACGACCCGGGGCAGCAGGTAGGCGGCGCCCATGTCGCCGCCGGAGAGGCCGACGCGGGTGAAGAGGAAGGCGAAGCGGGCGGACGGGTCGGCGACGCGGAAGTCGGCGGCCAGGGCGAGGACCGCGCCCGCTCCGGCGGCGACCCCGTGCAGGGCGGCGATCACCGGGAACGGGCACTCCCGTACCGCCCGCACCACCTGGCCGGTCATCCGGTTGAAGTCCAGCAGCCGGGCGGTGTCCATGGACAGGGTGGCGCCGATGATCTCGTCCACGTCGCCGCCGGAGCAGAAGCCGCGCCCCTCGCCGGCCAGGACCAGCGCCCGTACGGACCGCTCGCGGGACAGCTCGGCGAGCAGGTCGCGCAGGTCGGCGTAGGCCTCGAAGGTGAGGGCGTTGAGCTTGTCGGGGCGGGCGAGGGTGACGGTCGCGACGCCGTCGGTGATCTCGACGCGCAGGTGCCGCCAGTCGGGGGTGGGGGCGGCGGAGCCGGTGAAGGGACTCATGACACTCGAAGTTATCACCCTTCTGTGACTGTCGTCACGGGTGCGCGATACACCGTCCGTGTCGAGGGCCGAAGGTCCCGGAGGGTGCCCGTCGAACGGCTCTGCCGGGCGGCGCCGTACCATTCATAAGGTTGAAAGCAGGACAGGACTCCCCTGCTCCACGAAACGGACCTGCCGTGCACGATCACTTCCCCGCACCCGCCTCCTGGCGCATCGCGCTGCCGCACTCCGCCGCGGCGGTGCCGGTGGCGCGTGCCCTGGTGCGCAGCGCCCTGGCCGAGCTGGAGCACACGGCCGACGGGGACACCGCCGAGCTGCTCACGGCGGAGCTGGTCGCCAACGCGGTGGAGCACACCCCGGTCGGCCCGACCGCGATCGAGCTGGTGGTGGAGCTGATGCCGACCGGCTGCCAGGTGGAGGTCCACGACCCCGACCCGTCGCCGCCGGCCGACCTCACCCGGCCGGACGTGGAGCCGCCCGACCCGTGGCGCGAGGACGGGCGCGGCCTGCTGCTGATCCGCGCCCTCAGCTCGTCCTGCGGTCACCGGCCCACCCGGTCGGGCAAGGCGGTCTGGTTCAGGCTTCCTGCGGTACCCGCTCAGCGTCGTCCGCGCTGACGGCGGTCCGGGCGAGGCGGGAGTGCCGGCGCCCGTAGGCGCTGTAGACCAGCAGTCCCACCGCGAGGAACACCGCGAACTGGAGCCAGGTGGCACCGCCCGTCTCGTACATCAGGTACAGGCAGAAGCCGACCCCGAGCAGCGGCGTCGCCGGGTAGAGGGGCACGCGGAAGGTGCGGGCGAGGCCCGGTTCGCGGCGCCGCAGGGTGATCACCGAGACGTTGACGGCGGCCATGGTGGCGAGGGTGCCGATGGTGCACAGGTTGACCACCGCGTCGAGCGGCGCGAAGGCCGCGGGGAGGGCGAAGACCACGCCGACGATCAGGGTGCCGGCGACCGGGGTCGCGGTGCGCGGGGAGACCTTCTCGAAGACCCGGGGGATCAGTCCGTCCCGGGACATCGACATCAGGATGCGGGTCTGGCCGTACATCACGGCGAGCACCACGGAGGCGATGGCGACGACCGCGCCGAAGGCGACCACGCCGCCGCCGATCGCCGAGCCGGTGACCCGGTCGACGACGTAGGAGAGCGCGGCGGGCCGGTTCCCCACCTGGTCGCCGCCCACCGCGCCGATCGCGGCGACGGCGACCGCGCAGTAGAGGAGGGTGACCAGGCCGATGCAGACCAGGATCGCGACCGGGATGTCCCGGCGCGGGTTCTTGGCCTCCTCGCCGGCCGTGGTGATCGCGTCGAAGCCGATGTAGGAGAAGAAGGCGGCGGTGGTGCCGGCGCCGATGCCGCCGAGGCCGGCCGGCGAGAAGGGGGTGAGGTTGCCGTCCTGGAAGGCGTAGAAGCCGATGGCGCAGAAGGCGAGCAGCACGGCCAGCTTGAGGACGGCCATGGCGGCCGTGGCGCGGGCGCTGTCCCGTACGCCGCGCACCAGCAGGACCGAGGCCAGGGCGATGACCACCACCGCCGGCAGGTTGACCGCGCCGCCGTCGCCGGGGCCCGCGGAGAGGGCGTGCGGGAGCTGGAGGCCGAGGACGCTGTCGAGCAGCTCGTTGACGTACTGGCTCCAGCCGACCGCGACCGCCGAGACCGACACGCCGTACTCCAGGAGCAGGCACCAGCCGACGAGGAAGGCGGTCCGCTCGCCGAGCCCGGCGTAGGCGAAGGAGTACGAGGAGCCGGAGACCGGGATCGCGCCGCCCAGCTCGGCGAAGGCGAACGCGGTGAACACGCAGGTGATCGCGGCCAGGACGAAGGAGACGACGACGGCCGGGCCGGCCTCGGCGACGGAGTCGGACAGGCCGACGAAGATGCCGGTGCCGACGATCGCGCCGACGCCGAAGCAGACGAGCTGGAGCAGCCCCATCGTGCGCTTCAGGCCGTGGCCTTCGCGGTCGGCGCCGGATTCGGCGACGAGGAGGTGGGGGGACTTGACGCGGGAAGCGGGCATTGCGGGTGGTGCTCGTTTCTGGTGGTGCGGGGGGCGCGACGGTGGTCGCGGCCGACGGCACCGGAAGGGGTGGCTCCGGAGCCGCCGGTCAGCATAGGGCCTGGTGGGGGAAGGGCGGCGGGGAAGAGTCAGGCGAGGGTGGCGACGAGTACGGCCTTGATGGTGTGCAGGCGGTTCTCCGCCTCGTCGAAGACCACCGAGTGCTCCGACTCGAAGACCTCGTCGGTGACCTCCAGGGAGTCCAGCCCGTGGGCCTCGAAGATCTCCTGGCCCACCTTGGTGCCCAGGTCGTGGAAGGCGGGCAGGCAGTGCAGGAACTTGACGTCCGGGTTGCCGGTGGCGCGCAGCACGTCCATGGTCACGGCGTAGGGCGCGAGGGCCTTGATCCGCTCCGCCCAGACCTCCTTGGGCTCGCCCATGGAGACCCAGACGTCCGTGACGACGAACCCGGCGCCCCGCACCCCCTCGGCCACGTCCTCGGTGAGGGTGATGCGGGCCCCGCTGGTGGCGGCGAGCCGGTGCGCCCGGTCGACGACCTCCTGGGCGGGCCAGTAGGACTTCGGGGCGACGATGCGCACGTCCATGCCGAGCAGGGCGCCGGTGACCAGGTAGGAGTTGCCCATGTTGAAGCGGGCGTCGCCGAGGTAGGCGAAGGTGGTCTCCCGCAGGAGGCGGTCGCCGTGCTCGGTCATCGTGAGCACGTCGGCGAGCATCTGGGTGGGGTGCCAGTCGTCGGTCAGGCCGTTGTAGACGGGTACGCCCGCGAAGGCCGCCAGTTCCTCGACCTTGGTCTGGCTGTCGCCGCGGTACTCGATACCGTCGAACATGCGGCCGAGGACGCGGGCGGTGTCCTTCACGGACTCCTTGTGGCCGATCTGCGACCCGGCCGGGTCGAGGTACGTCGTGGACGCGCCCTGGTCGGCGGCGGCGACCTCGAACGCGCAGCGGGTGCGCGTCGAGGTCTTCTCGAAGATCAGCGCGATGTTCTTGCCCTGGAGGTACCGCGTCTCCGTCCCGGCCCGCTTCGCGGCCTTCAGTTCCGCGGCCAGCTCGATCAGGCCGCGGAACTCCTCCTCGGTGAAGTCCAGCTCCTTGAGGAAGTGGCGGCCGGCGAGGGCGGTCGGGACTGTCGCCATGGGGGCGCTCCAGAGGTGCAGGTCGGGGACTGACTTCTGGAAGTCTATACGAACTTCTGAATTTCTATACAGAGCCGAGTCCCTATACGGGCTCACGCTCCACCGGGCAGCTCATGCAGCGCGGGCCGCCCCGGCCCCGGCCCAGTTCGCTGCCCGGGATCTCGATCACCTCGATGCCCTGTTTGCGCAGGTGGGTGTTGGTGGTGGCGTTGCGTTCGTAGGCGACGACGACGCCCGGCTCGACGGCCAGCACGTTGCAGCCGTCGTCCCACTGCTCGCGCTCGGCCGCGTGCACGTCCTGGGTGGCGGTCAGGACCCGGATCTCGCCGAGGCCGAGGGCGGCGGCCATCGCGCGGTGCATGTGCTCCGGGGGGTGGTCGGTGACCTTCAGGTCCTTCTCCCCGGCGCCCGGCTCGATCGTGTAGGAGCGGAGCATGCCGAGCCCGGCGTACTGGGTGAAGGTGTCGCCGTCGACCATCGTCATCACCGTGTCCAGGTGCATGAAGGCGCGCCGCTTCGGCATGTCGAGGGCCACGATGGTCCGGGCGGACCCGGCGGCGAACAGCTTGTGGGCGAGCATCTCGACGGCCTGGGGCGTGGTGCGCTCGCTCATGCCGATGAGCACGGCGCCGTTGCCGATGACCAGGACGTCGCCGCCCTCGATGGTGGAGGGGTAGTCGGCCTGCCCCTCGGACCAGAGGTGGAAGGTCTCGTCGCGGAACAGCGGGTGGTGGCGGTAGATCGCCTCGAAGTGGACCGTCTCGCGCTGCCGGGCCGGCCAGCGCATGGCGTTGATGGAGACCCCGTCGTAGATCCAGGCCGAGGTGTCCCGGGTGAAGAGGTGGTTGGGCAGCGGGCCGAGCAGGAAGTCGTCCAGCTCCATGGCGTGGAAGCGCACGGAGGTCGGCTCCGGGTGCGCGTCCAGGAACTCCCGCTTGGTCATGCCGCCGACCAGCCACTCGGCCAGCTCGTGGGCGGGCAGGGTCTCGAAGGCGGCCCGGAGGTGGTCCGTGGCCAGCACTCCGTACTCCTTCTCGTCGAAGACCCGGTCCAGGACGAGCCGCCGCGCGGCCGGCACGTCCAGGGTCTCGGTGAGCAGGTCGCCGAAGAGGTGCACCGCCACCCCGCGGTCGCGGAGCACGTCGGCGAACCCGTCGTGCTCGGCGCGCGCCCGGCGCACCCACAGCACGTCGTCGAAGAGAAGGGCGTCCTTGTTGCTGGGGGTGAGCCTTTTGAGCTCGAGATCCGGCCGGTGCAGGATGACGCGGGTGAGCCGCCCGGCTTCGGAGTCGACTTGGAATCCCATGTCTCCATCCTGACCACTCCGGCGCCCGTTCACCCCCTGCTTTCGCGTGCCCGTGACCACAGTGCGCCCTCCGGGTGCCCCTGTGCGACGGCGGGGCCCCGCGACGCCGCCGCGTAAAGCGTGGCGACGGCCGGAGTGCCCGGCCGCACGTCAGGGGGAGGCCCGTTGAGTTCCGACACGCTGAGTTCCGACATGCTGAGTTCCGACACGTTGAGTTCCGACACGCTGAGTGCCGGTGCCTTGAGTCCCGATGCCCTGATCACCCACTTCGTGGGTGCCTCGGCGCTGATCCTGGTGGCCGCCCACAGCGGTGGGTGGCTGGCCCGGCGGCTGGGGCAGCCGTACATCGTGGGCCAGTTGGCGACGGGGATCGCCCTCGGTCCCTCGCTGCTCGGCAGCACGGCCCCGGACGCGTACGCGGCCCTGTTCCCGGCGGCGATCGGTCCGGCGCTGACCGGGCTCGCGCAGTTCTCGCTGGTGGTGTTCCTGTTCGCGGTGGGCTACGAGCTGGACCTGAAGATGCTCGGTGTCCGGGCGCGCAGCTCGGTGAACGTGGCGCTGGCCTCGTTCGCCGTGCCGATGGCCGTGGGCAGCGGCTGCGCCCTGCTGTTCGGGGACGCCCTGCACGACCTGGGCATGCCCAGGGACCTCTCGCCCGGCATGGTGGTCTTCGCTGGGGTCGCCCTGGCGACGACGGCGGTACCGGTGCTGACGGCCATCGTGCGCGAGAACGGGCTGTCCCGCACGGTGCCCGGAGTGGTGGCCGTCTCCGCCGCCGGGGTGCTGGACGCGATCTGCTGGACGGTGCTGGCGGGCGCGCTGCTGGAGTCGGGGGGTGGGGGCGGCGCCGGAGGAGGGCTCGACTGGCCGTGGCGGGTGCTGCTCACGGTCGGCTACGTCGCCCTGATGGCCTGCGCGGCCCGTCCGCTGCTGCGCCTGCTGCTGTGGCGGACCCGCCTGGAGCCCTCGCTCCGGATGGCGCTGCTCATCGGCTTCGCGCTCGGCTCGGCGTGGGTCACGCACGCGCTGGGACTGCATGTGATCTTCGGTGCGCTGCTCGCCGGGGTGGTCGTCCCGCGCGAGGAGGGCGGCACGCTCGACCCCGATCTGCTGCGGCCGCTGCTGTCCGTGGCCTCGCTGCTGCTGCCGTTCTTCTTCGTGCTGTCGGGCCAGTCCGTGGCGCTGAACAGCATGACGGGCACGGGCTGGGCCGCCCTGGCGGTGGTGACGCTGCTCGCGGTGGTGACGAAGATCGGCAGCGGGGCGGCGGCGGCCGGTCTGGGCGGCCTCGACCGGCACGACGCGTGGACGGTCGGCATCCTGCTCAACACCCGGGGGCTGACCGAGCTGATCGCCCTCAACGCGGGCCTGGACGCGGGCCTGCTGAGCGCCCCGCTCTACACGGTCCTGGTCTTCATGGCCCTCGCCACGACGCTGCTGACCCAGCCGCTCCTGCTGCTGAACGCGCGGCTCGCCACCCGCGAGCGCCGTCCGGAGTCGGCCCGGTCCACGGCGGTGAAGCCGTACGCCGGGTGACTCCGGCCGGCGCACGTCCCACCGCCGCGGCCCGGTCACCGGGTCCCGGAGGTCACAGCCGCGGGTCCACCGGCTCCGACTCCAGGGCCAGCACTGCGAACACCGCCTCGTGCACTCGCCACAGCGGCTCGCCGTCCGCGAGCCGGTCCAGGGCCTCCAGGCCGAGGGCGTACTCGCGGATCGCCAGCGACCGCTTGTGGTTCAGGAAGCGGTGCCTGAGCCGGGCGAGGTTGTCGGGGCGGGTGTACTCGGGGCCGTAGATGATCCGCAGGTACTCGCGGCCGCGGCACTTGATGCCGGGCTGCACCAGGCGGCCCTTGTCTCCCCCACTCTCGGCTTCGCTCGAGCGGGGGGACCCCCACCGCACGAGGGCGCCGATCGGCTTGACCACCATGCCCTCGCCGCCGCGGCCGGTCATCTCCAGCCACCAGTCGACGCCCGCCGCCACCGACTCGGGGTCGCCGGTGTCGACGTACAGGCGCCGGGTGGTCTGGAGCAGGCCGCTGCCGTCGTGCTCGACGAGCCGGTCGAGGAGGGCCAGCTGCTCGTCGTGCGGCAGCGCGGCCAGGCTGCGGCCCTGCACCGCCAGGATCTGGAACGGGGCCAGGCGGACGCCGTCCAGGCCGTCGGTGGGCCAGCAGTAACGGCGGTAGGCGTCGGTGAAGGCGGCCGCGTCGGCGGACCGGGCGCGCTGGCGGTCGAGGAGGTCCTTCACCTCGACGCCGCGCGCCGCGGCACCCTCCAGCGCGGCCAGCGCGCCCGGGAACACCGCGCCGGAGGCGGCGCCCACGGCGGCGTACTGGGAGCGCAGCAGGCCGGATGCCTTGAGCGACCAGGGCATCAGCTCGGTGTCGAGGAGCAGCCAGTCGGTGGCCAGTTCCTCCCACAGGCCGGCCTCGCCGATCGCGGTGCGCAGCCGGTCCAGGATCTCCTCGGTGAGCGAGGCGTCGTCGAGGAAGGGGCGGCCGGTGCGGGTGTAGAGGGACCCGGTGGGACCGTCGACCCCGAAGCGGGCGCGGGCCGCGTCCGCGTCGCGGCAGACCAGGGCCACCGCCCGGGAGCCCATGTGCTTCTCCTCGCACACGACCCGCTCGACGCCGTCCGCCGCGTACTGCGCGAAGGCCTCCTTGGGGTGCTCCAGGTAGCCGTCCACCCCGGAGGTGGCCGTCGGTGCCATGGTCGGCGGGAGGTACGGGAGCAGCCGGGGGTCGGTGGCGAAGCGGCTCATCACCTCCAGCGCGGCCGCGCCGTTCTCCTCGCGTACGGTGATCCGCCCGGCGTGCCGGGTCTCCACCACCCGGCGGCCCTGGACGTCGGCCAGGTCCAGCGGGCGGCCGTCGTGCCCGCCGGGTGCCTCGGTGCGCAGCGGCTTGGCCGGCTCGTACCAGACCCGCTCGGCGGGTACGTCGACGATCTCCCGCTCCGGCCAGCGCAGCGCGGTGAGCTTGCCACCGAAGACCGCGCCGGTGTCCAGGCAGATGGTGTTGTTCAGCCAGGTGGCCTCCGGGACCGGGGTGTGGCCGTAGACGACGGCCGCGCGGCCCCGGTAGTCCTCGGCCCACGGGTAGCGCACGGGCAGGCCGAACTCGTCGGTCTCGCCGGTGGTGTCGCCGTACAGGGCGTGGCTGCGGACCCGGCCGGAGGTGCGGCCGTGGTACTTCTCGGGCAGACCCGCGTGGCAGACCACGAGCCGGCCGCCGTCGAGGACGTAGTGGCTGACCAGGCCGTCGATGAACTCCCGTACCTCGGCGCGGAACTCCTCGCTCTCCCCCTCCATCTGCTCGATCGTCTCGGCGAGTCCGTGGGTGTGCTGGACCTTGCGGCCCTTCAGGAAGCGGCCGTACTTGTTCTCGTGGTTGCCGGGGACGCACAGCGCGTTGCCCGACTTGACCATGGACATCACGCGGCGCAGCACGCCGGGGCTGTCCGGGCCGCGGTCGACGAGGTCGCCGACGAAGACGGCGGTGCGGCCGTCGGGGTGGACGCCGTCGGTGTAGCCGAGCTTGCCGAGCAGGGTCTCCAGCTCGGCGGCGCAGCCGTGGATGTCGCCGACGATGTCGAAGGGGCCGGTGAGGTGGGTGAGGTCGTTGAACCGCTTCTCGGTGACGACGGTGGCGTGCTCGGCCTCCGCGACGCCGCGCAGCACGTGCACCTTGCGGAAGCCCTCGCGCTCCAGGTGGCGCAGGGAGCGGCGGAGTTCGCGGGTGTGGCGCTGGATGACCCGGCGGGGCATGTCGGCGCGGTCGGTGCGGGTGGCGTTGCGCTCGGCGCAGACCTGCTCGGGCACGTCGAGGACGATGGCGATGGGCAGCACGTCGTGCTTCCTGGCCAGCTCGATCAGCTGACGCCGGGCGTCCTGCTGCACGTTGGTGGCGTCGACGACGGTGCGGCGGCCGGCGGCGAGCCGCTTGCCCGCGATGTAGTGCAGGACGTCGAAGGCGTCGCGGCTGGCGCTCTGGTCGTTCTCGTCGTCGGCGACCAGGCCCCGGCAGAAGTCGGAGGAGATGACCTCGGTCGGCTTGAAGTGGCGCCGGGCGAAGGTGGACTTGCCGGATCCGGAGGCGCCGATCAGCACGACGAGGGAGAGGTCGGTGACGGGCAGGGCGCGGGCCCGCACGGAGGTGGCTCCGGTGGTGCCGGTGGTGTCTGCGGTGCTCATGCGGCCTTCGCCTCCTTCTCGGTGGCGGTAGCGGTAGCGGTAGCGGTCAGGGT encodes the following:
- a CDS encoding polynucleotide kinase-phosphatase, whose product is MSTADTTGTTGATSVRARALPVTDLSLVVLIGASGSGKSTFARRHFKPTEVISSDFCRGLVADDENDQSASRDAFDVLHYIAGKRLAAGRRTVVDATNVQQDARRQLIELARKHDVLPIAIVLDVPEQVCAERNATRTDRADMPRRVIQRHTRELRRSLRHLEREGFRKVHVLRGVAEAEHATVVTEKRFNDLTHLTGPFDIVGDIHGCAAELETLLGKLGYTDGVHPDGRTAVFVGDLVDRGPDSPGVLRRVMSMVKSGNALCVPGNHENKYGRFLKGRKVQHTHGLAETIEQMEGESEEFRAEVREFIDGLVSHYVLDGGRLVVCHAGLPEKYHGRTSGRVRSHALYGDTTGETDEFGLPVRYPWAEDYRGRAAVVYGHTPVPEATWLNNTICLDTGAVFGGKLTALRWPEREIVDVPAERVWYEPAKPLRTEAPGGHDGRPLDLADVQGRRVVETRHAGRITVREENGAAALEVMSRFATDPRLLPYLPPTMAPTATSGVDGYLEHPKEAFAQYAADGVERVVCEEKHMGSRAVALVCRDADAARARFGVDGPTGSLYTRTGRPFLDDASLTEEILDRLRTAIGEAGLWEELATDWLLLDTELMPWSLKASGLLRSQYAAVGAASGAVFPGALAALEGAAARGVEVKDLLDRQRARSADAAAFTDAYRRYCWPTDGLDGVRLAPFQILAVQGRSLAALPHDEQLALLDRLVEHDGSGLLQTTRRLYVDTGDPESVAAGVDWWLEMTGRGGEGMVVKPIGALVRWGSPRSSEAESGGDKGRLVQPGIKCRGREYLRIIYGPEYTRPDNLARLRHRFLNHKRSLAIREYALGLEALDRLADGEPLWRVHEAVFAVLALESEPVDPRL